The proteins below are encoded in one region of Thermodesulfobacteriota bacterium:
- a CDS encoding BCCT family transporter: MEAKAASSRVFDPAVFWPSAAVTVAFILWAVAFPENMGTTINAVFAWTTNEWGWLYLLTVFLLVVSSLYLMLSDFGKMKLGKVDDQPEFSNFSWFAMLFGAAIAAGIVFWGPAEPAYHYMTPPPYFGGEAKTAEAAANAMTYSFFHWGLSAWAIYLMLTVPLAHACFTKNLPFRFSSAFYYVFGDRIHGPLGKVLDIFAVFATLGGLATTTGLVALQMGSGLNYAYGITLGASGTYILIGILTAIFTISVYTGLQKGIKLLADWRMYATIAVWFFVLLVGPTRYFFDLFTNSLGDYLQNFVAMSLFTEPGAESKWIGGWTVFYWAWWMSWAPFVAVFIARISRGRTIRQTVAATLLLPTLADFLWYSVVGGAGIHFDVTQTITDHGVESAIFAIAQHLPLTQVLVVGLIVLIGVFLLTSANSAALALSMFVSGHETPNRNLRAFWGIALGGVAAVLAATGSLKVIQTASIATAFPLMFLLLLVIYGTFKGLSAYRAEVAGSAGTNRSVD, translated from the coding sequence ATGGAAGCAAAGGCAGCTTCGTCCCGCGTCTTCGACCCGGCGGTGTTCTGGCCCTCCGCCGCGGTCACGGTGGCCTTCATCCTCTGGGCCGTCGCGTTTCCCGAGAACATGGGCACCACCATCAACGCGGTCTTCGCCTGGACGACCAACGAGTGGGGCTGGCTCTACCTGCTCACGGTGTTCCTCCTGGTGGTCTCCTCCCTGTACCTCATGCTCTCGGACTTCGGGAAGATGAAGCTCGGCAAGGTGGACGACCAGCCCGAGTTCTCGAACTTCTCGTGGTTCGCCATGCTCTTCGGCGCCGCAATCGCCGCGGGGATCGTATTCTGGGGCCCGGCGGAGCCGGCCTACCACTACATGACCCCGCCGCCCTACTTCGGGGGCGAGGCCAAGACGGCCGAGGCCGCGGCCAACGCCATGACCTACTCGTTCTTCCACTGGGGGCTCTCGGCCTGGGCCATCTACCTCATGCTCACCGTGCCGCTGGCCCATGCGTGCTTCACGAAGAACCTCCCCTTCCGGTTCTCCAGCGCCTTCTACTACGTCTTCGGCGACCGCATCCACGGCCCCCTGGGCAAGGTCCTCGACATCTTCGCCGTCTTCGCCACCCTGGGCGGCCTGGCGACCACCACGGGCCTGGTGGCCCTGCAGATGGGCAGCGGCCTCAACTACGCCTACGGGATCACCCTGGGAGCCTCGGGCACCTACATCCTGATCGGGATCCTCACCGCCATCTTCACGATCTCGGTCTACACGGGGCTCCAGAAGGGCATCAAGCTCCTGGCCGACTGGCGCATGTACGCCACCATCGCGGTGTGGTTCTTCGTGCTCCTGGTGGGGCCGACCCGGTACTTCTTCGATCTCTTCACCAACTCGCTGGGGGACTACCTGCAGAACTTCGTCGCCATGAGCCTCTTCACCGAGCCCGGCGCCGAGAGCAAGTGGATCGGCGGGTGGACCGTGTTCTACTGGGCCTGGTGGATGAGCTGGGCGCCGTTCGTGGCGGTATTCATCGCCCGTATCTCCCGGGGCCGGACCATTCGGCAGACCGTGGCCGCCACCCTGCTGCTGCCGACCCTGGCCGACTTCCTCTGGTACTCGGTGGTGGGCGGCGCGGGCATCCACTTCGACGTCACCCAGACCATCACGGACCACGGGGTGGAGAGCGCCATCTTCGCCATCGCCCAGCACCTGCCGCTGACCCAGGTGCTGGTGGTGGGTCTGATCGTCCTGATCGGCGTCTTTCTCCTCACGAGCGCCAACTCGGCGGCGCTCGCGCTCTCCATGTTCGTCTCGGGCCACGAGACCCCCAACCGCAATCTGCGGGCCTTCTGGGGCATCGCGCTCGGCGGCGTGGCAGCGGTGCTGGCGGCCACCGGCAGCCTCAAGGTGATCCAGACCGCCTCCATCGCCACGGCCTTCCCCCTGATGTTCCTGCTCCTCCTGGTCATCTACGGCACCTTCAAGGGCCTGAGCGCCTACCGGGCGGAGGTGGCCGGCAGCGCTGGCACGAACCGCAGCGTCGACTAG